The genome window TCCAGGACGCTTATGACAAAAATGGATACTATGTTTACAAGCAATGTCTATTTAAACGAATTATACGACATTGTCAACAAAGTGGAGACAAGCCTGGAAAACTTTCTGTCCTCGAAGCATTATGAAAGTTTGAAGGAGTATTACCGCTACAGCGAAATACTGCGGGAAAAGTCGCTTGATATGGGAAAGGAAAACTTTACCCAGGAGAGCCGGCTGCTAATAAAAGATATAAGTAACATGATAAACACGTACCTTAATGAAACGGATGCTGCGGTACTTGCGAAGAGGGGAAGAAATATCAATGAGTACATCACCCAGTATTCCGAAGCAAGCAAGGTATACGGATATATTAATTTATATATAAATAAGTTGAATGTACAGCAGCTTCAGGAAAATACAAAAAGGTATATTACTGAGTCCAACAGGCTTCAATTTGTAAAAATGCTTAATATTGCTATTATATTCGGCTCAATACTGTTTAATATCATACTCATTTTGTGGTTTACTCTAAGAATTACAAGACCTATTGTCCTGTTATCAAAATCTGCAAATGAGATTTCAAAAGGGAACTTTGACATAGCAAGTGTGGATGTGGACACAGGTGATGAAATAAGTATAATGGCCGGGGCTTTTAACCGTATGACTGCAAGTCTGAAAGACTACATAAATGAAATAAAAGAAAAGGCGCAACTGGAAGGGCGGTTAAAGGAGCAGGAGATGCAGAACCTCATAATGAAAAACCATTTGAGGGAAGCTGAGATACAAGCGCTTCAGTCGCAAATAAATCCCCACTTCATATTCAATACACTGAATGCGGGAGTTCAGATTGCCATGCTGGAAGGAGCGGATAAGACATCTTTCTTCATAGAAAATGTTGCTATTCTTTTCAGGTATAATATGAGAAAGCTCGATAAGCCCGTAACACTAAAAGATGAAGTAGATAATGTTAATTCGTATATATTCATACTAAAAACACGTTTTGCCGATATGGTTGAGTTTGTTCAGGAAATAGATGAAGATGCTCTCGAGATCGAAATACCCAGGATGATTTTACAGCCTGTAGTTGAAAATGCATTTATTCATGGATTGAGCAGTATGGTAACAGGTGGAAGTATTGCACTGAGGGTGTCAAAAGATGCTGATGCAGTGAAAATTGAGATTGAGGATAATGGAAAAGGCATGAGTGAAGAAACCATAAATACAATAATGGCTAATTCGAAGGAGTTTCAGAGTCCGCAAAATGCAAAAAAAACAGGACATACTACAGGAATCG of Clostridia bacterium contains these proteins:
- a CDS encoding sensor histidine kinase — its product is MISLFRRILSNNKIGKKLIVYFMLITLLMGATSLYTYYNSRTLMTKMDTMFTSNVYLNELYDIVNKVETSLENFLSSKHYESLKEYYRYSEILREKSLDMGKENFTQESRLLIKDISNMINTYLNETDAAVLAKRGRNINEYITQYSEASKVYGYINLYINKLNVQQLQENTKRYITESNRLQFVKMLNIAIIFGSILFNIILILWFTLRITRPIVLLSKSANEISKGNFDIASVDVDTGDEISIMAGAFNRMTASLKDYINEIKEKAQLEGRLKEQEMQNLIMKNHLREAEIQALQSQINPHFIFNTLNAGVQIAMLEGADKTSFFIENVAILFRYNMRKLDKPVTLKDEVDNVNSYIFILKTRFADMVEFVQEIDEDALEIEIPRMILQPVVENAFIHGLSSMVTGGSIALRVSKDADAVKIEIEDNGKGMSEETINTIMANSKEFQSPQNAKKTGHTTGIGISNVIIRLKLFYNYEDIVKIYSSPGQGTKVEITIPAKNEDSDMRGDIIV